One genomic window of Deferribacterota bacterium includes the following:
- the xerA gene encoding site-specific tyrosine recombinase/integron integrase produces the protein MNLNELIKRFLLYLEKEKNYSHHTIKSYREDLNIFLHFMNKEGFYEIQNIDFTALRGFVASLYDKNYSKSTIERHISSLKSFFKYLVKNNYIKENPARQLRYPRKEQKLFNVFNIDDIFLLLSKPNKNSASGIRDALILELLYAAGLRVSELCSLNLSDIDFQGKRLRVLGKGKKERIIPLSDYHLDLIKEYLEKRKDICKGKTIKEPCLLINRFGGRLTDRSVRRILERYLKLSGLPIVFSPHSLRHTFATHLLENGADLRTIQELLGHSSLSTTEKYIHLNLSKLLEVYDKAHPKAKDKH, from the coding sequence ATGAACTTAAATGAATTGATCAAAAGATTTCTACTATACTTAGAAAAAGAAAAAAACTACAGTCATCATACTATTAAAAGTTATAGAGAGGATTTAAATATATTTTTGCACTTTATGAACAAAGAAGGTTTTTATGAAATTCAAAACATTGATTTTACAGCTCTTAGAGGCTTTGTTGCAAGTCTTTATGATAAAAATTACTCAAAAAGCACAATAGAAAGGCATATCTCTTCTTTAAAGTCATTTTTTAAATATTTAGTTAAAAATAACTATATAAAAGAAAATCCTGCAAGGCAATTGAGATATCCAAGAAAGGAACAAAAACTTTTCAACGTTTTTAATATTGATGACATATTTCTTCTTCTTTCAAAACCTAATAAAAACAGTGCATCTGGCATAAGAGATGCATTAATCTTAGAATTATTATACGCGGCAGGTCTTAGGGTTAGTGAATTATGCAGTTTAAATTTAAGTGATATTGATTTCCAAGGTAAGCGTTTAAGGGTTTTAGGTAAAGGTAAAAAAGAGAGGATTATCCCACTATCAGATTACCACTTAGATCTCATCAAAGAATATCTAGAAAAAAGAAAAGATATATGCAAAGGAAAAACGATTAAAGAACCATGTCTATTAATTAATAGGTTTGGAGGTAGATTAACTGATAGAAGTGTTAGAAGAATATTAGAACGCTACTTAAAACTATCAGGTTTACCAATTGTTTTTTCACCGCACAGCCTAAGACATACCTTTGCCACACACCTACTTGAAAATGGGGCTGATCTTAGAACTATACAAGAACTACTAGGTCATTCAAGCCTTTCAACTACTGAGAAATATATCCATCTTAACCTTTCAAAATTACTTGAGGTTTATGACAAAGCTCACCCAAAAGCTAAAGACAAGCATTAA
- the trmFO gene encoding methylenetetrahydrofolate--tRNA-(uracil(54)-C(5))-methyltransferase (FADH(2)-oxidizing) TrmFO, with translation MKKSISIIGGGLAGSECAYQLALRGFMVYLYEMRPSKQTEAHKTPYLAELVCSNSLKSTSLSTSSGLLKEELKLLNSIIIKTSYETAVPAGNSLSVDRLKFSKKITNILKSLKNIKIIEKEVESIDDIEGDYIVIATGPLTSNKLADDISLKFGDNLYFYDAISPIVESETIDFDKCFFASRYNKGNPDFLNYPIKEEEFEIFYNELINAKTTTYKSFENPRYFEGCLPIEEMAKRGKETLLFGPFRPVGLKYQNKTPFAVLQLRRENEEGTAYNLVGCQTKMLYSEQKRVFKIFEALKNATFLRFGSMHRNTYINSPQILSKNFMVKNNKKIYFAGQISGVEGYVESIASGLIVALDIIFREASKTLELPNPTALHALSNYNINFQGKSFSPSNFHFGLLPPLEIKVKNKKERKLLYSKRALEELSDFIEKYRFMLKFTYELK, from the coding sequence GTGAAAAAAAGTATATCAATAATAGGCGGTGGTCTCGCTGGCTCAGAATGTGCATATCAATTAGCTTTAAGGGGCTTTATGGTGTATTTATATGAGATGAGGCCGTCTAAACAAACAGAAGCCCATAAAACACCCTATTTGGCAGAATTAGTATGTTCAAATTCGCTTAAATCTACTTCCCTTTCAACATCTTCAGGTTTGTTAAAAGAAGAGTTAAAGTTACTTAATTCAATTATAATTAAAACATCTTATGAAACAGCAGTTCCTGCTGGAAATTCATTATCAGTGGATAGGCTTAAATTTTCTAAAAAAATTACAAATATATTAAAATCATTAAAAAATATTAAGATTATTGAAAAGGAAGTAGAATCTATTGACGATATAGAAGGAGATTATATAGTTATTGCAACAGGTCCGTTAACCTCAAATAAACTTGCAGATGATATATCATTAAAATTTGGGGATAATTTGTATTTTTATGATGCAATATCCCCTATAGTTGAAAGCGAAACCATAGATTTTGATAAGTGTTTTTTTGCAAGTAGATATAACAAAGGAAACCCTGATTTCTTGAATTATCCAATTAAAGAAGAAGAATTTGAGATATTCTATAATGAGCTAATAAATGCTAAGACTACAACTTATAAATCATTTGAAAATCCAAGATATTTTGAAGGATGTTTGCCAATAGAGGAGATGGCTAAAAGGGGCAAAGAAACCCTTTTATTCGGTCCTTTTAGACCGGTTGGTCTAAAATATCAAAATAAAACCCCCTTTGCAGTACTACAGCTAAGACGTGAAAATGAAGAAGGAACTGCATATAACTTGGTAGGCTGCCAAACAAAAATGCTTTATAGTGAGCAAAAAAGGGTTTTTAAAATATTTGAGGCTCTAAAAAACGCTACTTTTTTACGCTTTGGCTCCATGCATAGAAACACCTATATCAATAGCCCTCAAATATTGAGTAAAAATTTTATGGTTAAAAATAATAAAAAAATATATTTCGCAGGTCAAATATCAGGTGTAGAAGGGTATGTTGAGTCAATTGCATCTGGTTTGATTGTAGCTCTTGATATAATATTTAGAGAAGCTAGTAAAACACTTGAATTACCAAATCCAACAGCTTTGCACGCATTAAGTAATTATAATATAAATTTTCAAGGCAAAAGCTTTTCTCCATCAAATTTTCACTTTGGATTATTACCCCCTTTAGAGATTAAAGTAAAAAATAAAAAAGAAAGAAAACTACTTTATTCCAAAAGGGCGTTAGAAGAATTAAGTGATTTTATAGAAAAATATAGATTTATGTTAAAATTTACCTATGAACTTAAATGA
- a CDS encoding CBS domain-containing protein has translation MTATVLDIINKKGSKIYSVDVNDTAFYALELMADKDIGCVAVLEEGRVVGLFTERDYARKVILRGRSSKETTVDKLMSTDILYVTPDERVDNCMALMTTKKTRYLLVLDGDKLMGIISIGDVLAQVISDCKFTVRELEKYISGDFGS, from the coding sequence ATGACTGCAACAGTTTTAGATATTATTAACAAAAAAGGTAGCAAGATTTATTCTGTAGATGTTAATGACACTGCTTTTTATGCACTTGAGTTAATGGCTGATAAGGATATTGGTTGTGTAGCAGTGCTTGAGGAAGGTAGAGTAGTTGGGCTTTTTACTGAAAGAGATTATGCGAGAAAGGTTATTTTAAGAGGACGTTCCTCAAAAGAGACAACTGTAGATAAACTTATGAGTACTGATATCTTATATGTTACACCTGATGAAAGAGTAGATAACTGTATGGCTTTAATGACCACTAAAAAGACAAGGTATCTTTTGGTTTTGGATGGTGATAAGTTGATGGGTATTATTTCTATAGGTGATGTTTTAGCGCAAGTAATTAGTGATTGCAAATTTACTGTTAGAGAATTGGAGAAATATATATCAGGGGATTTTGGTAGTTAG